A single region of the Glycine max cultivar Williams 82 chromosome 20, Glycine_max_v4.0, whole genome shotgun sequence genome encodes:
- the LOC100780111 gene encoding classical arabinogalactan protein 5 has protein sequence MLIKGHHIKAPILVLNLFLVLICSTASSVNVVESRKLDETTPVPATNGTEEKCGSCGGTTYPSPPPPLLPPPSPPPPSPKKTPPSQYCPPPPPSSFIYITGPPGNLYPVDENFSGATSHHRSFAAVLMPLLVGLFSTLAFL, from the coding sequence ATGTTGATTAAAGGGCATCATATTAAGGCACCAATTTTGGTCCTCAATTTGTTCCTTGTCCTAATTTGTTCCACAGCTTCTTCCGTCAACGTTGTTGAATCAAGGAAACTTGATGAGACCACTCCAGTGCCTGCCACAAACGGTACTGAAGAAAAGTGTGGATCATGTGGTGGTACCACTTATCCGTCGCCACCGCCACCGTTACTACCACCACCGTCGCCACCACCGCCTTCACCAAAGAAAACACCACCCTCTCAGTATTGTCCGCCACCACCACCGTCATCGTTCATATACATCACGGGGCCGCCGGGGAACTTGTATCCGGTCGACGAGAATTTCAGCGGAGCCACCAGCCATCACCGGAGCTTCGCCGCCGTGTTGATGCCACTTTTGGTTGGCTTGTTTAGCACGCTAGCGTTTTTGTGA
- the LOC100820386 gene encoding proline-rich antigen homolog, producing MSSTHPKNPATITTSTTLILLSIILLCFPTTSKSDNPPCPYPCYPPPIGTVTPTTPSGGSTVPPAPPQPGLLYPPPSGNYPYYPTPPFGGGGVGGNDGSGGGGFGTPPPPDPILPYFPFYYRKPPHKPEDNSASTTTMHKWTGMVAITSLLSSSLLLLFV from the coding sequence ATGTCCTCCACTCACCCAAAAAACCCAGCAACAATAACAACATCCACTACTCTCATCTTGCTCTCAATTATACTCCTTTGTTTTCCAACAACCTCAAAATCCGACAACCCTCCATGCCCTTATCCATGTTACCCACCACCCATTGGAACGGTTACTCCCACAACTCCTTCAGGTGGTTCCACTGTTCCACCAGCTCCACCTCAACCCGGATTACTATATCCACCACCTTCCGGGAATTACCCTTATTACCCCACACCACCTTTCGGCGGCGGCGGTGTCGGCGGCAACGACGGTAGCGGTGGCGGTGGTTTTGGCACCCCACCACCACCGGACCCTATTCTACCCTACTTTCCATTCTACTACAGAAAGCCTCCTCACAAGCCAGAAGATAATTCAGCGTCAACAACCACTATGCACAAATGGACAGGGATGGTTGCTATTACTAGTCTATTATCTTCATCTTTGCTTCTTCTCTTTGTATAA